The Benincasa hispida cultivar B227 chromosome 11, ASM972705v1, whole genome shotgun sequence genome has a segment encoding these proteins:
- the LOC120091057 gene encoding uncharacterized protein DDB_G0290685, translating into MLKKSPSRSSRSKGIKVKHILQIVLLVGVCFWLIYQVKRSHDKKKEFDQKDNEITIKTQDGGDRLKLGRKDLDPQVEEVHPGEKQEDDEEEETGGEEEESKHEGEQGHEEQKNEAVDEEDEGTKHEEETDDDGRGGGDEDIDENDQEKVDNESDPEVENADDERLKEDSDEDTGGNEERDKEDQRENENSSDEQENDSGDRSTHEAREENYKGDDASSAVAHDDHSATSETEEVNLENSNENSELNSKEKNIESSDLEEFKRIHNSSRLTEEVDKMANNETSSNENFSDVKLNENTSLLTDDSVQNSTLTTQFDDQPESSNNTSSATTETNKVENVDSSVQNGTEIGLNHAQNETIDNLTAQNESIDNLTAQNETSLQSLILTNLNDKVLDNNSTSQPNSISNGENSNVVEGETLNITSKADLTVSDDKTTEPEKDIKTIELENVLPTLITQENSEATKNDKSGDNGESNGDSSDSTNHIEDPVQDDPIDSNDSHVMERVDLDTLPDIRNEVDNSEETAEE; encoded by the coding sequence ATGTTGAAGAAATCACCAAGTCGGAGCAGTAGGTCGAAAGGCATCAAGGTGAAGCATATTCTGCAGATTGTTCTGTTGGTTGGTGTTTGCTTTTGGTTAATTTATCAGGTAAAACGCTCCCATGATAAGAAGAAAGAATTCGACCAGAAAGATAATGAAATAACAATAAAAACTCAAGATGGAGGGGATCGTTTGAAACTTGGAAGAAAAGACCTTGACCCACAGGTTGAGGAAGTTCATCCAGGTGAGAAGCAAGAGGACGATGAGGAAGAAGAGACGGGGGGTGAGGAAGAAGAATCAAAGCATGAGGGAGAACAGGGACATGAAGAACAGAAGAACGAGGCAGTTGATGAGGAGGATGAAGGAACCAAGCATGAAGAGGAGACCGATGATGATGGGAGAGGAGGTGGCGATGAGGACATAGATGAGAATGATCAAGAGAAGGTGGATAATGAATCCGACCCTGAAGTTGAGAATGCGGATGATGAGAGATTGAAAGAAGACAGTGATGAGGACACAGGAGGAAATGAAGAGAGAGATAAGGAGGAtcaaagagaaaatgagaattCTTCTGATGAGCAGGAGAATGACAGTGGTGACCGGAGCACTCACGAGGCACGTGAGGAGAACTATAAGGGGGATGATGCTTCTAGTGCAGTGGCCCATGATGACCACTCTGCTACCTCAGAGACAGAGGAAGTGaatttagaaaattcaaatgAGAACTCGGAGCTGAATAGCAAAGAAAAGAACATTGAATCAAGTGACCTCGAAGAATTTAAAAGGATTCACAACAGTTCCCGGCTAACAGAGGAAGTAGATAAGATGGCTAACAATGAAACTTCATCCAATGAGAATTTCAGTGACGTAAAATTGAACGAAAACACTTCCCTCCTTACTGATGATTCAGTTCAAAATTCAACCCTGACTACTCAATTTGACGATCAACCTGAATCAAGCAATAATACATCCTCTGCAACTACCGAGACAAATAAGGTAGAGAATGTGGATTCTTCCGTGCAAAACGGAACAGAAATTGGTTTGAATCATGCTCAAAATGAAACCATAGACAATTTGACAGCCCAGAATGAAAGCATAGACAATTTGACTGCTCAGAATGAAACATCTCTTCAGTCGTTGATACTGACAAATTTGAATGACAAGGTTTTGGACAACAACAGCACTTCTCAGCCAAACTCTATCAGTAATGGTGAAAATTCAAATGTGGTTGAAGGCGAGACCTTAAATATCACTAGTAAGGCAGATCTTACTGTTTCAGATGACAAGACAACCGAACCAGAGAAAGATATCAAGACAATTGAACTGGAGAATGTTTTACCGACCTTGATTACCCAGGAGAACAGTGAAGCTACTAAGAACGACAAGTCAGGAGATAACGGTGAATCCAATGGTGATAGCTCTGACTCTACAAACCATATTGAGGACCCAGTTCAAGATGATCCAATTGATTCAAACGATTCCCATGTAATGGAACGGGTGGATCTGGATACGTTACCAGACATTAGAAATGAGGTTGACAACAGTGAAGAGACTGCAGAAGAATGA